A single window of Aythya fuligula isolate bAytFul2 chromosome Z, bAytFul2.pri, whole genome shotgun sequence DNA harbors:
- the GBA2 gene encoding non-lysosomal glucosylceramidase: MAGAGPGPGPGPGPLMGGYQGAARGRGVAAAGWRLCLAHRFPQPRRPYGAGDVPLRDVLRHVGLALRYFRWWYKKTCIEKKSAFIDLLCAVPLQQIYGCPLGGIGGGTITRGWRGEFCRWQLNPGKYHYGTVIADQFTVCLRRKGQTVYQQVLSVEKPSKLQGWNWGYCGHYAFYHALYPRAWMVYELPGQNVVLTCRQVSPVIPHDYKDSSLPVAVFIWEVENGNEEPVEVSIMFSMQNGTGTKADKSGGHWNEPFALQEGGERVAGVLLHHCTPTNPFTFAVAAREKAGTVVTHLTAFDPTGSGRDVWQDLLQDGKLESPSGRSSVTAKGEETAAAVCATCTVPARGHQTLELALAWDMPRVHFGSKEKLHLRRYTRFFGSNGDAAPALARYALAHYEEWERKIDAWQKPVLENSQLPSWYKSALFNELYFMTDGGTVWLELPHDCLPQELQTPGVASLSHLLPVLREYGRFAYLEGQEYRMYNTYDVHFYASFALIMLWPKLQISLQYDIAVTVINEDVEPRQYLMSGQTAQVKLKNVVPHDIGDPDDEPWQRVNAYLIHDTANWKDLNLKFVLQVYRDYYLTHDAPYLRDMWPVCQAVMESELRFDTDNDGLIENGGFADQTYDAWVVNGASAYCGGLWLAAVRVMCEMAEVLGDKETQQKYSGILQKGKEAFERLLWNGKYYNYDSSGSDTSSSIMSDQCAGQWFLGACGLDQGELEVFPKSHVVSALQTIFEKNVMGFAGGTMGAVNGMRPSGVPDTSSVQSSEVWIGVVYALAATMIQEGMVQEGFHTAEGCYRTVWEQLGMAFQTPEAYCEKKVYRSLAYMRPLSIWSMQLALESRAGRAPRAPPAPSSPVPAGSEQSNGDNLGPVASDGSQGPCPVPSSL, encoded by the exons atggcgggcgcggggccggggccgggtcCGGGTCCGGGTCCGCTGATGGGGGGCTACCagggggcggcgcggggccgcggcgTGGCGGCGGCCGGCTGGCGGCTCTGCCTCGCACACCGCTTCCCGCAGCCCCGCCGGCCCTACGGAGCCGGGGACGTGCCGCTGCGGGATGTCCTGAGGCACGTCGGCTTGGCGCTGCG GTATTTCAGGTGGTGGTACAAGAAAACCTGCATCGAGAAGAAATCCGCCTTCATTGACCTCCTGTGTGCCGTCCCTCTCCAGCAGATCTACG GCTGCCCGCTGGGCGGGATCGGTGGCGGCACCATCACGCGCGGCTGGCGGGGCGAGTTCTGCCGCTGGCAGCTGAACCCCGGGAAATACCACTACGGGACGGTCATCGCCGACCAG TTCACGGTGTGCCTGCGTCGCAAGGGGCAGACGGTTTACCAGCAGGTCCTGTCCGTGGAGAAACCCAgcaagctgcagggctggaacTGGGGGTACTGCGGGCACTACGCCTTCTACCACGCGCTGTACCCCCGCGCCTGGATGGTCTACGAGCTGCCAGGGCAAAACGTGGTGCTCACGTGCCGGCAGGTCTCCCCGGTCATCCCCCACGACTACAAG GACTCCAGCCTGCCGGTGGCAGTGTTCATCTGGGAGGTGGAGAACGGCAACGAGGAGCCCGTGGAGGTGTCCATCATGTTCAGCATGCAGAACGGCACGGGCACGAAGGCGGACAAGAGCGGGGGGCACTGGAATGAGCCCTTCGCCCTGCAGGAGGGCGGCGAGCGGGTGGCCGGTGTCCTGCTGCACCACTGCACCCCCACCAACCCCTTCACGTTTGCTGTGGCTGCCCGGGAGAAG GCTGGCACAGTTGTCACCCACCTCACCGCGTTTGATCCCACGGGGTCGGGCAGGGACGTGTGGCAAGACCTCCTGCAGGACGGCAAGCTGGAGTCCCCCTCTG GTAGAAGCAGTGTGACAGCAAAGGGCgaggagacagcagcagccgTGTGTGCCACCTGCACGGTGCCCGCACGGGGCCACCAGACACTGGAGCTGGCCCTGGCGTGGGACATGCCCCGCGTCCACTTCGGCTCCAAGGAGAAGCTGCACCTCAG GCGGTACACGCGCTTCTTCGGCAGCAACGGGGACGCGGCTCCTGCCCTGGCGCGCTATGCCCTGGCGCACTACGAGGAGTGGGAGAGGAAGATCGACGCGTGGCAGAAGCCAGTCCTGGAGAACAG CCAGCTGCCCTCCTGGTACAAGTCAGCGCTGTTCAACGAGCTGTACTTCATGACGGACGGGGGCACCGTctggctggagctgccccaCGACTGcctcccccaggagctgcagacgCCGGGGGTGGCCAGCCTGTCCCACCTCCTCCCTGTCCTGCGGGAGTACGGAAGGTTTGCTTATTTAGAAG GGCAGGAGTACCGCATGTACAACACCTACGACGTCCACTTCTACGCCTCCTTCGCCCTCATCATGCTGTGGCCCAAGCTGCAGATCAGCCTGCAGTACGACATCG CCGTCACAGTGATAAACGAGGACGTGGAGCCCCGGCAGTACCTGATGAGCGGCCAGACGGCCCAGGTGAAGCTGAAAAACGTGGTGCCCCACGACATCGGGGACCCAG ACGACGAGCCCTGGCAGCGCGTCAACGCCTACCTGATCCACGACACGGCCAACTGGAAGGACCTGAACCTGAAGTTCGTGCTGCAGGTGTATCGCGACTACTACCTGACGCACGACGCGCCGTACCTGCGGGACATGTGGCCGGTCTGCCAG gccGTGATGGAGTCGGAGCTGCGGTTTGACACGGACAACGACGGGCTGATCGAGAACGGGGGCTTCGCTGACCAGACGTACGACGCGTGGGTGGTGAACGGAGCCAG TGCCTACTGCGGGGGGCTGTGGCTGGCGGCTGTCCGGGTGATGTGCGAGAtggcagaggtgctgggggaCAAGGAGACCCAGCAGAAGTACAGCGGCATCCTGCAGAAGGGCAAGGAGGCCTTCGAGAGGTTGCTGTGGAACG GAAAGTACTACAACTACGACAGCAGCGGGAGCGACACCTCCAGCAGCATCATGTCGGACCAGTGTGCGGGGCAGTGGTTCCTGGGGGCGTGTGGCCTGGACCAGGGGGAGCTGGAg GTCTTCCCCAAGAGCCACGTTGTCAGCGCCCTGCAGACCATCTTTGAGAAGAACGTCATGGGCTTCGCCGGCGGCACCATGGGGGCAGTGAACGGCATGCGGCCCAGCGGTGTGCCCGACACCTCCAGCGTGCAGTCCAGCGAGGTGTGGATCGGCGTGGTCTACGCCTTGGCTGCCACCATGATCCAGGAG GGGATGGTGCAGGAGGGCTTTCACACGGCTGAGGGCTGCTACAGGACCGTGTGGGAGCAGCTGGGCATGGCCTTCCAGACCCCCGAAGCCTACTGTGAGAAGAAAGTCTACCGCTCGCTGGCTTACATGCGGCCCCTCAGCATCTGGAGCATGCAGCTGGCCCTGGAGAGCCGAGCTGGCCGGGCACCCCGTGCCCCGCCGgccccctccagccctgtgcctgctggCAGCGAGCAAAGCAATGGGGATAACCTGGGCCCTGTGGCCTCGGATGGAAGTCAGGGACCTTGTCCCGTGCCTTCCTCTCTTTAA